A single Manduca sexta isolate Smith_Timp_Sample1 chromosome 11, JHU_Msex_v1.0, whole genome shotgun sequence DNA region contains:
- the LOC115451837 gene encoding zinc finger protein 501 isoform X2 translates to MICSTCYDCLVRFYNFKTVAENVNSKLWKPFEDNQKEPDTISDIDIKTENNIPAHYDSVESDHSTDTKEDSLTITELKSLDDSIENGTSTELKCEICNKIFRKKSKLETHKLRHQNNDFSCNLCSETFKHRHKFIKHLLTHGDGNQELETNENKNIKCNTCSASFKSVNSLSAHQRKHVNKERVLSCSICKKTFKKLSHLKRHEMSHDNNRPYKCLKCKKSFATETMLNEHINKHNGIKPHACPICLKSFSHLSTLTNHIKIHVRQKPYLCPTCGKRFDSSTNLNQHVKRHLGLKVFACSLCPRKFVSKGELKCHSTTHSGERAYICGQCGASFTKHSALAKHRQRHLGVKPHQCGACSMKFQSKYHLERHYRIHSGEKPYRCDVCERAFAQSSDLVRHRRAHLGDNLYKCTVCTQSFRLKSELQQHVSEHFVTSQLQEYPMVTEDNAKIIVNSQTVIKFDNINKEGINGLNVIEK, encoded by the exons ATGATATGCAGCACTTGTTATGACTGTTTAGTGaggttttataatttcaaaacagTAGCAGAAAATGTCAATTCAAAATTATGGAAGCCATTTGAAGACAACCAAAAAGAACCAGACACAATATCAGACATAGatataaaaacagaaaacaaCATTCCAGCCCATTATGATTCAGTTGAGAGTGATCATAGTACAGATACCAAAGAGGATAGTTTAACAATCACCGAATTAAAATCATTAGATGATTCAATAGAAAACGGTACCAGTACTGAATTAAAATGTGAAATTTGTAATAAGATATTCAGAAAGAAATCAAAACTAGAAACTCACAAATTAAGGCatcaaaataatgatttctcatgtaATTTATGTTCAGAGACATTTAAACACCGCCATAAGTTCATCAAACACCTTTTAACACATGGCGATGGGAACCAGGAGTTGGaaacaaatgaaaacaaaaatattaaatgtaatacatGCTCGGCAAGTTTTAAATCCGTGAACTCATTGTCAGCACATCAAAGAAAACATGTGAATAAAGAGAGAGTGCTGTCTTGTTCTATATGTAAGAAAACCTTTAAAAAACTTAGCCATTTAAAAAGGCATGAGATGAGCCATGACAACAACAGGCCATATAAATGTTTGAAGTGCAAAAAGTCATTCGCTACCGAAACAATGCTTAATGAACACATCAACAAACACAACGGAATCAAACCTCATGCATGTCCAATTTGTTTGAAATCTTTCTCTCATTTGTCCACTCTCACGAATCATATTAAGATACATGTGAGACAGAAGCCATACTTATGTCCGACATGTGGTAAAAGGTTTGATTCCAGTACAAACCTGAATCAACATGTTAAGAGGCATCTGGGGTTGAAAGTGTTCGCTTGCAGTTTATGTCCGAGGAAGTTTGTTAGTAAAG GTGAACTGAAATGCCATAGCACCACCCACAGTGGCGAGCGGGCTTATATTTGTGGCCAATGTGGTGCATCGTTCACCAAGCACAGCGCGTTAGCAAAACACAGACAGCGGCATTTGGGCGTCAAGCCGCATCAATGCGGCGCTTGTTCAATGAA GTTCCAAAGCAAGTATCATCTGGAACGTCACTACCGCATCCACTCCGGGGAGAAGCCGTACCGCTGTGACGTGTGCGAGAGAGCCTTTGCACAGAGCAGTGATCTCGTGCGGCACCGAAGGGCGCATTTGGGAGACAATCTATATAA ATGCACAGTATGCACTCAAAGTTTCCGGCTTAAGTCTGAGTTGCAGCAGCACGTGTCCGAGCATTTTGTGACGTCACAATTGCAAGAGTACCCCATGGTCACCGAGGACAatgccaaaataattgtgaacagCCAAACTGTGATTAAATTTGATAACATTAATAAAGAAGGAATAAATGGGCTTaatgttatagaaaaataa
- the LOC115451837 gene encoding zinc finger protein OZF isoform X1, with product MAELMLCSNTEICRTCLDDAPSGSFIDLFSKRDDSVSVYEMLRACISIKVHPDDGLPRMICSTCYDCLVRFYNFKTVAENVNSKLWKPFEDNQKEPDTISDIDIKTENNIPAHYDSVESDHSTDTKEDSLTITELKSLDDSIENGTSTELKCEICNKIFRKKSKLETHKLRHQNNDFSCNLCSETFKHRHKFIKHLLTHGDGNQELETNENKNIKCNTCSASFKSVNSLSAHQRKHVNKERVLSCSICKKTFKKLSHLKRHEMSHDNNRPYKCLKCKKSFATETMLNEHINKHNGIKPHACPICLKSFSHLSTLTNHIKIHVRQKPYLCPTCGKRFDSSTNLNQHVKRHLGLKVFACSLCPRKFVSKGELKCHSTTHSGERAYICGQCGASFTKHSALAKHRQRHLGVKPHQCGACSMKFQSKYHLERHYRIHSGEKPYRCDVCERAFAQSSDLVRHRRAHLGDNLYKCTVCTQSFRLKSELQQHVSEHFVTSQLQEYPMVTEDNAKIIVNSQTVIKFDNINKEGINGLNVIEK from the exons atggcTGAATTAATGTTATGCAGTAACACTGAAATCTGTAGAACATGTCTTGACGATGCGCCGAGTGGGTCATTTATCGATCTATTTTCCAAAAGAGACGATTCTGTTTCTGTGTATGAGATGTTGAGAGCATGCATTTCCATCAAG GTGCATCCAGATGACGGTCTTCCAAGAATGATATGCAGCACTTGTTATGACTGTTTAGTGaggttttataatttcaaaacagTAGCAGAAAATGTCAATTCAAAATTATGGAAGCCATTTGAAGACAACCAAAAAGAACCAGACACAATATCAGACATAGatataaaaacagaaaacaaCATTCCAGCCCATTATGATTCAGTTGAGAGTGATCATAGTACAGATACCAAAGAGGATAGTTTAACAATCACCGAATTAAAATCATTAGATGATTCAATAGAAAACGGTACCAGTACTGAATTAAAATGTGAAATTTGTAATAAGATATTCAGAAAGAAATCAAAACTAGAAACTCACAAATTAAGGCatcaaaataatgatttctcatgtaATTTATGTTCAGAGACATTTAAACACCGCCATAAGTTCATCAAACACCTTTTAACACATGGCGATGGGAACCAGGAGTTGGaaacaaatgaaaacaaaaatattaaatgtaatacatGCTCGGCAAGTTTTAAATCCGTGAACTCATTGTCAGCACATCAAAGAAAACATGTGAATAAAGAGAGAGTGCTGTCTTGTTCTATATGTAAGAAAACCTTTAAAAAACTTAGCCATTTAAAAAGGCATGAGATGAGCCATGACAACAACAGGCCATATAAATGTTTGAAGTGCAAAAAGTCATTCGCTACCGAAACAATGCTTAATGAACACATCAACAAACACAACGGAATCAAACCTCATGCATGTCCAATTTGTTTGAAATCTTTCTCTCATTTGTCCACTCTCACGAATCATATTAAGATACATGTGAGACAGAAGCCATACTTATGTCCGACATGTGGTAAAAGGTTTGATTCCAGTACAAACCTGAATCAACATGTTAAGAGGCATCTGGGGTTGAAAGTGTTCGCTTGCAGTTTATGTCCGAGGAAGTTTGTTAGTAAAG GTGAACTGAAATGCCATAGCACCACCCACAGTGGCGAGCGGGCTTATATTTGTGGCCAATGTGGTGCATCGTTCACCAAGCACAGCGCGTTAGCAAAACACAGACAGCGGCATTTGGGCGTCAAGCCGCATCAATGCGGCGCTTGTTCAATGAA GTTCCAAAGCAAGTATCATCTGGAACGTCACTACCGCATCCACTCCGGGGAGAAGCCGTACCGCTGTGACGTGTGCGAGAGAGCCTTTGCACAGAGCAGTGATCTCGTGCGGCACCGAAGGGCGCATTTGGGAGACAATCTATATAA ATGCACAGTATGCACTCAAAGTTTCCGGCTTAAGTCTGAGTTGCAGCAGCACGTGTCCGAGCATTTTGTGACGTCACAATTGCAAGAGTACCCCATGGTCACCGAGGACAatgccaaaataattgtgaacagCCAAACTGTGATTAAATTTGATAACATTAATAAAGAAGGAATAAATGGGCTTaatgttatagaaaaataa